The following nucleotide sequence is from Apium graveolens cultivar Ventura chromosome 4, ASM990537v1, whole genome shotgun sequence.
AGAACTCTCGAGTGATAACTTTCGTGTCTTTGCAGATTGTAGCATGGCAGAAGGTGCAGTGTTGCTAACGGAAGCTGACTGAATGCATTCTGGATCTGCATACAAGTGAGCTGAGGCAGAGGCACTAGAACCTCCTGTTGCATTTGGGCTAGATGTATTGTATTCCAACCACTCGACAACACCTGCGAAGACAGAACATGCTGTTAACATCAGAATTATCTTATCAATTTATTTAAAAAACAAAAAGCAGGTACAAGAAAGGTCTTGGAGTCGTCGTTCCTTTTTATGCTTATTAGATATTTAACGACTTAACCAGGCCAACAAAATTTAATGCTCATATAAACACAACTCTACTACTCATTCTAATGCGTACACAGGCACAGGGCATTTTAGATTAATCCCGTGATTATTTTTCAAACGACACGGAATATAGGGACCCATTGCCCATTGGTTCAGGCTTGGCTGTTACATCCAAGAACATGGACCAGGCTTGCTGTTACATCCAAGAACATGGATTAGGTACACAAATGCATTTCTTTTCTGGGCATGTACAGATAACATAAACTGATATTCAAATTCAATTAAATAAAAAGTCACTTGTTCATATACATATTTATAGACATAACTAGAAATGATAGCAAACAAGTTAAagtaaaaatttataaataacaCAACTACCGCCAGCAAAATACAAAATCATTGGGGAGAAGTTGTACCATCATTTTTCTCCCTATCTTCATGGATTGCTGCTGGAGAATTGGAATCTAGGATGAGGGGATGGACGTGCTTTGCATACTGCAGTAGGCACTTTGGTTCCCTGCGCCTTAGGGGTTTATAACTGAACATTTAAAAAATAACTATTTTAACTCATCGACGTTCAGGTCACACAACCAGCAGCACCAgtacatcaaattttatattacaGAAACTATTCAATTCCCAGTAAAAGCATACTACTTACCAAAAGATAAACGTCTGTCTCTTAGGATCTAGAGCATCACCATCAATCTGGATGAAAAAAATTAAGAAAGCAAATTTTCAAAACACATAACAGTTTGAAACCATCAAGAGGAAAGAACAATATCACCCTCCAATgtaaaagataaaaaaaaaactaatatGTCATCACACTGAAGGTGACAAAATTAAATATGTGTCAGGAAGAAAAATCACATCTAGATATGAATATAATAGAGGATAAGTATTAGCAAAAGTAACTGTGTAGAATCCCCATTGGTAATCATCCAAACAGACCCGATATATATGTATAGATGCAAAGATGCAGAAATAGCAAGCAAAGCTTATACTACTCCCAACCGTGTAAAATATGCACTGTCATTAAACAGGAATATAAAGTCTATAACTGATCAGGCATTATTTGAGGTCAAACTTCAATATGAATACCCAATATAAAGATCGTGATTCGAACCTCAGATGTCCATTTATCAATATCAAAAGATATATTCACAGCCTGATACTCTTCATTCACCTGCCCAAAGTAAACAGACTGGATGAAAAAGAACATCACACAATTATCTAAATGTTATTACAAATTCTTTAATTTACCAACCCAGAATTCAAAGCAGAACAGATCATGAGATAAGCGCAAGTGATATTTCAGACCCTGAAAAGCGAATTAAAACGTTGATAAGAGTCGCCCATTCACCCCAATTCTTCACATTTTTGTACAATAAGTTAAATTTACGGTTACCTTGAAGCTTGCACATTTGACCAAGCAGAATGGACATGAAAAATCTTCAGTTACTGAAAATGACAAATTTAAATTAGGTAGTGATAAAATACGAGTATGGCTAGATGAAACCGGCTGGGAGATAGATTTCAAGGGAATTAAAACCAgtactttataatatatatggtAACTAAACAAAAAGAAAATTTGTGTTCAAACGCTCGCTCCGGACATGAAACTTATACTGCAACATGTTAATCGTTTCAGAGGCTATAAGGAGGTGAAGGGAACTATTCAATAGATAAACTAAGAGCAACTGACTAGTCAAAACGAAAAAGGGCATTATTCTTGATTGAATCACCGCAGCACTACCAGACCATAGTTATAACAACAGAGAACTATCAGATAACATGTTAAAAACATATGTGAAAATTAAATATGAACTACTAGTATGCTTGGCACACAAGTGGGATAAATTGTAATGACGTATTTGGATTCATTCCAAACAGCTTGGTGAACTGGTGTGGGGAATGATTTAATCATCTTTAGTTCTACATTAactaaatataaataaataatgattGGTGAATGGATACTGGTAAAATCATGTATCATAATAAGAGTGCCCTCAACTCTCAAGACACCAAGGTACTTCCAGTATGAAAGCAAATATACCATGTTGTTCCGTTCTTGCCACTAGAGAGACGGCTGAGAAAGTAAGGGTGCTGTTCTTAATATATACACTGAAGCTTCTACCCATGAAGTTATATCAAACACCAGAATGAAATAACTTTCCATCCCATCTAATCTTGCACAGGAGATATATGTCTCTTATGCTTTAGGTAATTCGACAAATCATCTATCTAACGGAAGAATATGAACTTTCTATAAACAGTCGTCAAATATATGATTTAATTAAATTACTTTGAGGCGTTTACCAATGTAAATTATTACCAATTAAACATCTTGAAGTCTCAAACAATTTGATATTCGCTCGAAACAAAATTGCTTTACTCGAGAGACATTTGCAATCTAGCAAATGCATTGTCACGCTTCTTGTTAAGAAGCACAAGATATGCTATAATGCATTCCATAAGCACACTAGGTTGCCACAACATCATGGTACTCTAAAAAGCTTAGGGAACATTGATGTAGGTATTTAAAACAGACAGTACCCTATGGCAGATTCACAAGTCATATTAAATATAATGAGGAAGCAAAAAAATgacattttttattaaataattttttatattttaagtatACAAGTTagcatatatgtatttatatgtAGGGCTAGTAGTATATTCAAAATGTGGGGCACTGGGGCTGATGGGGAACAAAAGTAAATTATTTTTATACATGCTATATATTAGTGTCTCAGGGGCTAGTAGTATATTTAATATGTGGTACATTAGCAATAATAAGCAAACTTGTGTTGGGCCAGAGAGTTCATTAGGTTATGAATTTAGGATTCCATTCCTCATATAATATTGTAATCCCTACGTATCATTTTAGACTTGGCTGAGatataaagtgattttgatataCATACTAATTTCAGTCTCGTATTAAGGTTCCTATCCATCTTAATTTATTCCTTCTGCGGTTAATCCACCCAAGCTGATCTTTATATGGTATTTATGCAATAATTGCATCTTCCTACAAGCTGTCCAGCATCAAATGGTCTTTCACTAAACTCTGCCCTAATTATAACAAGTTTTGCCTTCTAAATTCTCTAATAAATCACACACATTTTTCTTCTAAACACGTAATGTAAAATTTTTGTATAAAGTAATCATCTATTCATGAGTATAAATTGGCTGCATAACTTTCTGCACCTACTATAAAATAGATAATCTAACAGGAATATATATACAAGCCAGCTAATGAAAGATTGATATACCTTCAGTTTTATGCAATATATTGTTATAGTACCGGTAGTTGAATATAACATTTCCAGTCCTTAACCTAGACAAGAGAGACCGCTGAAGATTAATTATTCACTATATCAAAGTTAAAAAAATAGGAAAACAAGTAGAGGCAACACATAAGCTGGAAGATCAAGCACAAAACAACAGGATTTTTCATATTCGATATAAGTCTTTAATGCCTGAATTCGACTGCTCCGAAGAAACCAGGATCAAACTTAAAAACATATCTGCTAAGCTAATAATAGACAAGCAAGAACCCACAAATATTACTGAGAACcaataacaataacaataacaataacatTCTGCATCACAATGTCTGTATCACAATGAATATTAAATGTATACAAGAAGGAATACAGCATTACAAGATTAAAAAAACCATTACCTAACGGAATTACTAATCCCAGAGTTGGTATTGTCAATGCATGAGTTTGAATTGTAAAGATTTTTATCTTTTGCCCCGACTTCTTCTGTTGAAATGTTGACTGGCAGTTGCAGGGGTGCGCTCTACAATTCTTAAAATTATAAGTATTTTGTACACGTATACGCAGAAATTAATAATGGGAAAAGTGCAAGTTCTACTCAGAACAGAGATGAAGCTTACAGCGACTCCAGAActtgagaaattctgaaatgAGATACAGACCTTTTTATCAACACAACTTGGCTGTAAATGACAATAAAAGCAGGAAAAAATATTAGAAACAAAAATTATTCTTTTTAACATTAAGTAGGAAAATATCAGAAACAAATACAATGGAACTCTCAATTATCTTAAACAATGATTTTGCTGAAAAATAAgtttgaaatataaaatttataaaaatccaTTCTGTCAAACAAGATTTTGAATCCTTGACATAATGATACAAGCTACCTTGACGCGATGTTACATGCTACCATACATCATAGTTTTCCTCAAGAGATATCAATACATCAAAAATACTTTAGTAATCATGTCAAATAGAAGAAAATCATATATGCAAGTTGACAACATATAAACTTTGTACGAAGCAAAAACAGAACATTAACGTAACTGCCTCCGTCCTTCTATAATACCAGGTGTTCACTGAAACGAATACAGTAGTATTTTAATCTTTTTCCATAACTTAATATCACTCATGCATAAAGGGTTGAAAAGTGTTGAAACATTATATTTCTCATGCAGATTGGGGTTAAAAAGATTAGCATGATGAATAATGACAGAACAAGAGACAATAAAACTTATCTTTGCTCAACTTCTCCAAAATAAACAACACAtagaaattcaaaattaaatttaTGAGAGTCATTAGCAAGATACTCATGAATATATAACTTTGAAGTATGATAAAATTAAGAAGGATTAATTAGGAAAACATTTTTTACTTGATGAGTGAACAATCAAAAGGTAAACTGATAATGGGCTTATGGCTACAGCAGGATTAGATGCTTTAAGCTGTCACAAAGGAAAAAACTTTATATACATTTTTTTTAGCGTGTGCGCTTTCTCACCCATACTTAAAATATCTCACTCATCTGCAATACTTCTCTTTGAACAAACTTTTGTACTTCTCACCTGTCAAAATTATTCGACAAAAACTACCTAAGGATTAAGATAAATCTGGATCTTAACACCCTTACTGGTTTTTCAAATAAATCATGCTTCAACCCATCTCTTCCTAAGAAACTGAGATGTCAAATCTATGAATCTCACTTACTCATTCTTAAGTGCACTTTTTTAAAGCCAAATCAAGATTAACACTCTTCTTTCCTGAATAATTGTTTTCCAGCATCTTGGAAAATTACATGAAGTCCTAGCTAATATCCACTCAACGATATCAGTGCTACCATCAGGTGTTAAAATACTGACATCACAGGAGTTAAGAGGCCCCCATCCTTGCAATGCTTAGTATTCAGCTTGCCACCTGGAACTATAACATCTAACCAACCTACTTGACTAGTACACTTGACCAATGTTAATTGGCGCTTTCCTTTTTAAACTCCCCCAGGCTCCACTGGCTAAAAAATGAAAAGACCTAAATAATAGCTTGTCACGTGAAAAGTAATCGAAACAGTTAGATACTTAATTACAGGTAACCAATGTAAATTGAAGCTTTCCTTATAAACTTTTACATTAATATGAAAAAACCTATATATTTCATCCAGGTCTTTTACATGAAAAACTATCCATGGACTTGTCCTTTTCTTTTCAAGAGTCTGCTTAGGTCATTTGCAGTATGGGAACTAAGCTGCAATCACCTGTTTGTTTAGTCAGAACATTAAGTCACTTTCTTAGATTAGTCTtctgaaataaaattttaaaagttATCTTGATGACTATTTGTTTATTCACAACAATGGAGAACAGGATTCCAAGTTTATGATGATCACATAGCCCCAGGAAACAAGGGAAATGGTTCAAAATGATTACCAGGGAcaataaaaaaaattcagaaaatttaCTTATGAATATAAGAAATTAAGAATGTACCCAACAAAAGATAATTAAGACAACATATAGGAAAATATAACAAAGTTTCCAGTTGATACCATCATTAGTATGTGAAGCAGTAGACAAGCTATGGTAGCCAGCATATCATTAGAATACCATGCCATTTTATATGGTAACTTTTTGTAGAGGTGTTTTCAGTCTTCTAAATGAAGTAAAGCACACCCACTCTTCCAGATCTCATATGAAATGGAATTCACACTACTCAACACAAAAAAAAACTAGGGAACTACTAAAAAAACCTTTAGCAACGGTAGCAAAACTCTTTTATTATATACTGTACTGGCGATTTTTAAGTGAAACCTAACTTTCAACATTTTTAAGATGATAGAAAATACTAATGCATTACAGTTCCAGAATAACCATGCCATCAGAAATCATAACATTATTGGGAAGATGTTAAATCTGTCAACAAACTTTACAAGAACAATGAGTGTAGCAGATATGTTCATATCATAGCGCTAGGATATACCTTCATAATACAAGATCTCATCTGCACAGTTGTAAAAAATTCGACTTTTTCTCCCAAAACCAAGTTTGGGGACTTCTCCCATGACAACTGTAGCATCGTCAGTGAGATCTTTCCAACTAAGGCAGAACCTCCGGTATATACTGTATGACACAAACAACTTATATAAGATATGAAGAAAAGCTCTGCTCTGCACTCCACATATCATCATAGAAAAAGTATATTTAAACACTGCTAGAATGTGGTAACGGTAAATAGGACTGGCAGAAGGGATTCTTAACCGGTCATTTATGATGTTCAGGGGTTCAAAATTCACATATCATCAGAAAAACCGACATCTATGTGCCTTTTTCAACCTATTGAGAAGGTAACACATTAATGGCAAATCGAAGAAGGGACAACACCTGAAATGTGGCGTGAAAACTAACCAGTCTAATGAGGAACCTTCACTAGCTATATTCAACCCCTACGGTATTTTGGAGACAACTATGTTCTATCTTCATTTATTAAGTACTGTTTATTCCCAATCTGGATTTCCGGAACATCGCTTTATCTTTACCACACCAATTCAAAACATTCAATCATCGCTTTTTCTGCCTCTTGTTCAATTCAGAATCAAACACTGTGGAAGTCCCAAACATGCTGAATCTAGACAGAATGATAGATGCATATGTACATTTAAAAGAACTGAACCTTCATATATAAATGAAGTAGGGGTAAGGGCCAATTAACTAAAATTGCAGATGATTTAGTTCAACAGTAAAAAAAAGATGAACTGGCTCACACATACTATTTCTTTTGAAAGGGAGAGGTCCTTGTCTTATACTAGTTTAATGCGGTTttacatatcaaaatcatcagcaCCGACCAATTCACTAAAAATAGTCAAGCACCAAAGAGAGTTCATCTTACATGGACTAGATGTCTGGTAAACATTCTTTGTAAGATCATCTTGAAATTTAGAACTCGAACGTTCAGCTGTAAAAGTAACAAAATAAGTTCTCAGAATTAAAAAGGACAACCAAAAATATCAATTTAATCCTTTTAGATGAATGTTATACGTTCTGTTACGTACCACAGCTGATGAACAAGATACAAATTTTGCCAGAATCAATCTCCGCTGATAACTTATTCATCTCAGGAAGAataaattttacaacagattGATTCCCCCCCTCCACTCCTGTATAGCTGGTCAATACACATACCTTACTGAAGTGATAAACTGCAGAATGCTGTGTTGGAATTTTATATCAGACAAACGTAATACATCAAATATAAAAACAATGTAGTTTTTTATGGTTTTATCGGCATATTCGGTATAACCTCTGCAGCGTTACCAATTGCCCTTGCCAACAGCACGTGAACTGGAAACAGAATATGAGTTCTGTCATTCGCCGTTCCTGGAAGACATATTGTCATCTGAATTCTGCAAAATGAGAAAAATGAAACAAGTTAGAGGACTGAATGCCCACGGTTTATAAGCATATTCATGCTTATCCTAAAACATATGCATTTTaccaaaaatcaaatttaaacCAAATGTACATGAATAGAACTTCTATTATAGCAGTTGGGTCTCGATAGTATTCTTAAAGCATGAATCCCCAAACTCTGAATAGTTAACTCTAATTAATTATTTACAAGAGAGAAATTTGATGCATGATGCATGCTTAATTGGAATTTGTCAGGTATCTTCTGGCATCTGCCATTTTACTAATACAGTAAAACAACTTGTCTACCCTCATCCCACAAAGCTATGCAGCTCTCTTGCTGTCAAGGGTTCAAAATAATTTGAGAAGTCAGACAAACTATGATGATGATGCTATCTCTTAGCTAGTTTGAGGCAATTGTTTGTTTTATTCCTCACATCTACTAAGCGGACATTAGGGTCTTTGTTTACATATTTATATTGATGTAATTGCAATTATGTGATGATGGGCTGCACCAATACTTATTACCTTTCATGATGCtccatatttttttaaaaaataaattagtAAAAAACAGCAGAAACATAATCCTTTTGCCACCAAACACGCTCAAAAAGTGATGTTTTATTATCACTAACATAAACAATTTTGAGACATGCTCAGAGAACCTTTATAATTGCAAAAGAAATTTCCTTGAGTTTCCTTCTAAGCAAGAATACCATTATATTAAAATCAGAAACACTTACTTCTTTTTGTCCTTCACCTGTTTCTTGTAGTGTAAGCACCGTTGAAGAAAATAAGGCTGCTTAGAATATAATTATGTTAGAAATATAATATGATAAAGACTGAAAATCATAAAAATTATTTAGTTCAATGGAAAAGATGAAAATGTGTTCTACACCAGCTCCAGAATAATGATGATACGCACATCTTTAGTATAAACTACTATAGTGAGTAGTGACCTGTCAAGCTATTTCCGTGAAGACCCACCGTTTCAGTAAATGAAAAACTTGAAATTTTGCAAGTTATGATGAAAACTACGAAAAACAGTTTACATAAATGCTTTTATATTTTGTAAGATGTCCAAAAAGCTGACAGTTTCTCAGTCAGACATAGTAAATCACCAATATGTTCATATCTTTATAAAGACGAAGAAGTAACGAGTATATCAAAATAAAATCTAGGAAAGCTAACTAAAGATACATATACCACTAGTGACTAGCATAAATGACATATCCCACTAAGTTCATTTTAAAGATTTCAATATAATATTTATACATAATATTCAGGTGAAAGCTGAAAGGTTTTCAAAATACAAACTAATACTCATAATGTCATATTATGTAACTTAAGTTTTCAGAAAGCTTTTGCAAGCACTACCAAGGGTTTAGACCTATATATATAAGCATTAGCAAATATAACCTTTCAAATTTTCAGTGCAGTGCAGAAACTGTAGAAGATGCACCAACGACTTTTACATGGTCACGAAAAGTGTCCTTATTCATCAAACCAACGCATTATCATCTTGTGTGACATGTTTTTTATACATATATAGCTACATACACAAGATTGATCTCAATTCAAAAGTAGAAAGAAATGTAACTAAACATAAGTGTTATGATTTGTCACCCTATCAATTGCACGTCGCTGCAAAATATTGTAGAGCTCTACAGGCTTGCAATAGATTGAGAAGCTCTGTTCAGCTGCAATTTCATCTTCCTCGGACAAATGCGCATGAGAATCATCACGATACATTTGATCTACACCTCTAGGGTGACTGCAATTGTTCACAAAGATGCAAGATACTTAATATATCATCACTGAGATTCA
It contains:
- the LOC141720806 gene encoding polycomb group protein EMBRYONIC FLOWER 2; translation: MPGIPLSNDPLHPRGVDQMYRDDSHAHLSEEDEIAAEQSFSIYCKPVELYNILQRRAIDRPYFLQRCLHYKKQVKDKKKIQMTICLPGTANDRTHILFPVHVLLARAIGNAAEHSAVYHFSKVCVLTSYTGVEGGNQSVVKFILPEMNKLSAEIDSGKICILFISCAERSSSKFQDDLTKNVYQTSSPLYTGGSALVGKISLTMLQLSWEKSPNLVLGEKVEFFTTVQMRSCIMKPSCVDKKVCISFQNFSSSGVASAPLQLPVNISTEEVGAKDKNLYNSNSCIDNTNSGISNSVRLRTGNVIFNYRYYNNILHKTEVTEDFSCPFCLVKCASFKGLKYHLRLSHDLFCFEFWVNEEYQAVNISFDIDKWTSEIDGDALDPKRQTFIFCYKPLRRREPKCLLQYAKHVHPLILDSNSPAAIHEDREKNDGVVEWLEYNTSSPNATGGSSASASAHLYADPECIQSASVSNTAPSAMLQSAKTRKLSLESSDLRNRTLLQKRQFFHSHRAQPMEVEQVFSDRDSEDEVDDDVADFEDRRMLDDFVDVTNDEKKMMHLWNSFVRKQSVVADGHVPWACEAFSNFHGLDLVQAPAVLRCWRLFMIKLWNHGLLDARMMNKCNMILEESQNQDAEPMNLI